The Fusarium poae strain DAOMC 252244 chromosome 2, whole genome shotgun sequence nucleotide sequence TTATAGTCATTGAAGAAGCCAGCTGGTTTGTTATTCTGGCCTGTGAATACATCTTCCTGCTGTCCACCAGGAGCGCCGTGAAGGTCTATGATGACATAGATACCAAGTTCAGCAGCTTTCTTTACGACAGCATCGAGATAAGGCAGCATTCGATCTCCATCAGCAAATGGCTCAGACTCTTTGTCCACGATGTCCGTGTAAGACCAGTATCCTATGGGAATTCGAATGGTGTTTAGGCCAACATCGTGAACAGACTGGACTGTAGCTGGGTCAATCCATGTCTTCCAGTGCTCTTCAAAACGTTTGTTTCCTGTTTCGCGATTGTCGCCTTTGTAGTGGTCATTCATACAGTCGAATTCAGACTCAGAGTCGCCGCAGTTGAGGGAGTTTTCCCAGGTATTTCTTTGGAGCCATGGTTCACAGACAAGCCAGCCTGATCTATCAGCGGATGTTATTCAAGCGGGCATTTAATACGAACCGCCAAAGTTGACACCGCGAATCTTTGTAATACCATCAGCCAGTTTTGGCTTGAAGCGTTTCCCGAGTTGTTCAAATCGGGCAGTTTGATTGAACGATGCTAGGTCACGCTCATGAGGAAGCCATGCTGTGGCAGATCCAAAGAGCAGAAAAGAGACCAATGGTGAATAATGCATTATCACGAATTTGTTGATTAGGCAACAACAATGACAATTTTCAACTCAAATGAATGCCGAACACTCtgtttaaatagttatatagcCATATCAAAGCGCGCCTTCTCCCCTCAATCTCCGAGCTTTGCACTTGTGCTGCGCCATGGGAGTAAGCAGCATATGTCTCTACCTGACACAAACGAGCTTCCTCTTTCGTCTATCGAGTGGTCATAATCGTCCGAAAGATCGGCATTTGATGCACACGAGGGTCTGCACGGACTCAGCTGAAAATCCTTCGTTTATAAAAAAGTGCCGCTATTGCCGACCCCATGAATTAAGGAATCGAAGGATTTATTGAAACATGTTCAATTTAATGTTGATGACTCCAGGTTAGACTAAGCTATCGCGAACCTCAAACTGCCACCTCGTATCGATAACCCCTGCATGATTACCTAATACCCGCTGCTCCACCTTAGTCATCCGATTTCCTTTCCACGCGACCCCTGACAACTTTATACACGTCTCCTCAAGAACCGACATCATCAATCGCAGTCGCAGACTCCCCCGCGCTCGTTCAAGTTCACGTTCCTTACCCAAACCGCCAAAATGACACGCGCTCAGCAGACCATCTCTCTCGCCCTCCTCGTCTCCTCCGTATGCTCTTCGACTCTCGTCTCTGCTTCTTTCGACTAACCACTGTGTATAGCTCTACCTTGCTCTCTTTCTCGAGCTCATCCCTCTTCCTCCCCTGATCCAGGAGCAGATCGTTCCTGTGGTACGTCCGACACTCAACAAACCATTTGACGAGTGTATTGTGGATTGAATTGATGTTCTGACATGTCCTGCAACAGCTTCCCTTCTGGGCTCTCGTGTCCTTTGGCGCATACCTCCTCTTCCGACTCGGCTTTGGCATCCTCACCTTCAACGACGTTCCCGACGCGCACAAGGAGCTCACAACGGAGATTGAGCAGGCCAAGGTTGAGCTCCGAAAGCTCGGCGTTACCGTCGACTAAACGACTACCGAACGAACTACGATGATCTAGATGGAGGGCAAAAAAGGGGGGTTGGATGGATGCATTTTTGGCTCTTGAGGCCTAATCAACTTTAATCTACGATAATCTGGTATCTCGGCAGTGCGACCTGCGCAAAAAACAATTCCTTCGACACCACGCGCCAATGCATTCGTAAACTTTGCCATCTATCCCGACCGACTCTATCATGATTGCTCTCCCGCGATGAGCGCTACAATTGTTTTTACAGCTGTTTCTGTGTTTTGGTGACCATGTACAAGTTCTTCAAACAGCTTGGGGATCTTGCCAAGCACTCCTCGTTCGTCTGTTTGGTGCCCTGTGATGTCTCATTAGCAGGGGTCATTTGTGGTAGTAGTAACTGTACTCACATTTGCCTGGGGCGCCGACCAGGACGGAGAGTTTCGTTTGCGCTTCTCCCGTCCAGTCAAATTCCACCTTCCAATTGAATCGTACATTGGCGCCCGATTCCTCTGCATCGTTGTACGGTATTGAAATGTCGTAGTGTTGCTGACCCATGTAGCGAATGAGGTCTACCTTCTTAACAGAGTCTACCTGCGTTGACTCGTCCATATCCTCGtccccatcatcatcttttctCCGTCTCTTTCTTGTTCGCATTTGTGTAGTCATCTCCGATATACCATTCTTGGTGCCCAATGTTTGCTCCAATTGACACCAAAAGCCTGCTCTCTCAACAGCGACGCGGAGCCATTCGCCCATCGCCCATGTCACAATTCCCACATTGCGCTGCATAGAACGATTGCAGTCGCCTGTGCAGATCTTCTGGATAAATGGACCGAGCTCAGGCTTCGCAGCAGGCTCTAGGTCTGTGACGTTCAGATGAAGGACCGATAGTTCAAGGGGATTGACAGTCATTTCCACCTTTGCTGTGAAGAGTCCGGGGATTTCGCGTGATCGAAGAAGAACGGAGTGAAGCTGTCTGAGGGGCTGGCTGTTGGTTTCTGGCAAAATTGAGATCGTAGATGATGCTGTGAATGGTGTGAATAGTTGAAGATAAGGCAGTTCCTCGTCTGCTGTCATTGGAACAGGGTAATGCGACTTGACATAGGCCAGCTTGTCCTCCACAGGTGCTGAGGCGATGGCCTTTCCAAATGGGAGGAGAGCTGTAGGCTTCAATGCCGCTTGTAACAATTGTTGTGTCGATGTTTGACTTGGCTCTGTATCTGCATCCATGAGGTGACGTTGGATGAGGTCAACTATCTCATCTTGGTCCACAGGTGCAAGAACACGACCGAACTCTTGCATCGCGCGTATCCGCTCATTCTCTCTTCGCGCAACTCCAAGATCCTTCTGCAATGACTCGATTTCTTTCCGGATCCTCTCTcgttccttcttcttttctgtGTCTGGGTCGAATGGGCGTGTCTGTCTTGAGCCACATACGGTCGTCGCTGCTGGCTTCCTCTCTTGAGAAGCTGTAATGACCTGGCCCTTTCTTGGCTTCTCAAAATGTCGCGATGGTGGTTGGGTAAGAGGTGAGACATCTTGTTGCGATGGGTCGCGGAACCTGACCGGGCTATTCTGGAAACTCTTGCGTGGTCCATTATCCAGAGGCGGTAACTGGGGAATAGGCTGTGATGCTGCGGGTGCTTTATTTCGAGAACTTTCCTGGGCTAGGCGGGGGATTCTAGATGGTGGCATGGAAGCTGGAGGAGGTGAAGGAGAGAACTCTGGCAAAGGCGGCGGTGGGCTTGGAGACCCTCGGCCTGATTCTGgagcttcttccaccgcGACATCTGATTCGGACGCCGGATCTGATTGGGGCTCCTGTTGGGCTTCTGGTTCTGGCATGGTTTGCTGTTCTGGGGCCTGAGCGGGTGAAGATAAAGCAGGTGAAGGCGACCTGACCTCAGAGGACGACCGAGGTGGAAGCTGAATGTTAAGCGATGAGAATGATCGGGCTGGCGATGGACTTGCGACAGGTGAGATAGACCTGGCCATGGATACTTCCTCTGGAGGGGATTCTTCCAATGGAGGAGATGCGTCGCTTTCCGATTCCAGCACAGATTCGTCTGCAGGTCGTTCGACCCGGGGTTCTGGCATAGAAGCTGGCAGCGCAGGAGGTGAGGAAGCCTGTACTGCTGGCGGTAACTCTGGCTCAGGCATCGAAGCTGGCGGCGCATCATTTCCCTGCGCCCCAACCGGCGGCGATCTTCTCAATCCTCCACGTCGGAAAGGGTCAACAGGTGGCGTATCAATATCCATCCGTACGCCAGCTGGCGGCGACCGTCTCAACCCCCCACCACGAAATGGATTAAAGTCTTCTTGCACTGGCGTCGCCTCACCCGGGCGCGTTGGCGTAGGAGCATCACTAACGATCCGACTTGTAGCCAAGCGCGCAGCGAGAGCTTCCGAAGGGCTATCAAAAGTGAATTGCGCTGATTGTCGAGCGCTCGGTAATTTCTGAGGTGACCTGGACATTCTTCTCTCAAATGCTTCTGGGTGGTGTCTTGACATGCTGGCTTTAGTTGGTGATGCATAAGATGGGCGTCTTTTTCGAGGTGACGCGCTGCCCTCTGTGCGCTGTCTTTTCGGCGCAGATTCCTCCATATCCGTAAATTGTTAATGAGTGTGATTTATTGAGGTCTCTTCATTTCTGGTATTTTTGAAAGCCGTTTTCAGTCATTTGTCGTTTAATTGATGTATGTCTTTGTCGCATTGGTACTTGTTTACTTGAACCCCGTCGCGTCTCAAAGTGGGCCTCACCGCTTGCCAAAACAGGAGGCTAATTCAGCACTACCGAACGGCAGAATAATTGAATGACTGGTGGACCCAACCTACCTTGGGTAGCAGAagaaatgacctcctaagtcttttTACCtgggttacaaaaataaaaagtctaCGACCTCTACTCTAAAGGGCATatagtggcccactaatttcggcTCTCAGTCTTACAGCGGctaatttttctgataccttgAGGAGGGTTAAGTTACGATAGACTCGTCCGTATAGAACCATtgagttgattttatatgtatacctTGGGACTTATGCCTCAGAAACCTTCAAAAACTAGTCCGTATAGAACATGGCAAGGTAGGCAAGCATGGCTATCTGTCGTCGACTGGATGACTGTTTTAAGGCATAAAACTCGTTTGCATGTTGCTTTATGTAATACCTTGGTTTAGCAGGTAGATGGGAAGTGCATGGCTGGGAAGAAAATGATTTAATAGTTTCCTGTTCTAAATACTCGCTAGGACTTGAGCATTTTCTGCCTTTGTTTCCTTAAAGCGCTGATTTATGTCTTAGAAGCGGTTATTGACGGACTTAAACTCGTAGTTAAGCATCCCTCAGATTGGCATTGTGTTAACTGTTGGCCTTTAGACCCATGTACACTCTAAAAGAGAAGCGCGTGAGAGCAGGTCTTTGTTCCCGATAAGCCAGGAATTATCGTCTATTTCCCGGATTGACTCTCTGACTGGACGGTCGGTCATTGGGAAGGACTGAGCCTGACTGAGCTGTTGTGAAGAGTATGGCTGTCGAATTGTGGACGCAGTCACTGCAGTCGGGAGGCCGTCGAGACGGGAGCTGGCCGGTTCCGACATATTGAGAGTCGATGGTAAGAAAAGAGGCAGATGTAATGTCCCGATATCTTCGTTCGAAGGGTCGCTTGCAAGTGGTTATTGAATGTGATAAGCGGCGTCAGCGCCTCTGTCATAAAATGCTGATCAGGAGACCACGTCTTTCATCTCCAGATCTTGAACAAGCGCTCGAGAACCTTGTGGCGAGAGTAATACGAACCTTGTGTCACCTCCTGCCCAAGTGTTCAGGCAGCCATTCTGCCTGATACTTGCAGCTTCCAACAGCTCCTTACCTCAACTTCGAGGATATGTTGCTTGCAGTGCTTCACGCCAATTGCCGTTCAGGGGTCCAAGAATAATACAACCACTCACGGAGGCAACGAGCAAACTCAATCAAATCCGAAGACATATTACTTGCATTGCAATAGCAATCATTTGCATGAATCCGGTCTACAAAATGAAATGCCATTAGACATTGCATTCTCGGGGTTACTGACAAGATAGTACGCATGTCAGGTAGGTGGACCGGTTTTGCTCAGCCTCACAAACTCATCAGGTTCATGACAGCTCTCAGAGTCTCTCAAAAAGTGTTATATTCGCACAACTCTAATGACTATACCAAGAGGCTACATAACACAAACTTTCTGCTTAAACTCATCCGATGAACACAAAACTCAACGTTGCTGACTGTTAGATCCCATctggtggtgttgacgtTGTTGTTGGAACCAAATCGGTCGTGCTTGGAGTGTCATCCACAGGAACAACCTCCAATGCAACAGAATCCATGAACCCTTCGAACCCATTTCGGCAGAACAGGCTGACCCAGACATACAGATCACCTTGGTTGAATTGCTGCTCAGAGAAACTGAATTGGAGAGAAAAGCTCTGCCACTGGTTAGGTGTTTCTTCGTTGAGTTGGAATCCTTTTCTAGCCACGTATTTATTGGTATCGTAGATACCCTGCATGAATGCATTGGGACAGGCTAGAGTTAGGGGGGAAGCAGAAACGTCGGAACGAAACCATGCCGTAAGCTGATAAGTGACGCCGAACGAGACTTTGTTCTTGTCGAGTTTCTGGACCATGTACTGAGGGTCGACGTTCGGGCGCGGCCCAGTCAAGTATTTGAATCGCGCAGACCCCCTTCCGTCTTGAGATATTGTGTCGCTTATCGAAATCTCGGCTTGATCTCCAAAGGCGAGGTATTTCTCCCAGGGCTCTATTGTAGCAGGTAGAATGTCAAAGCCGCCATTGTCCAGAAGTGAAGTAGATTCGGGCTCGGGTACAATCGTGGTAGATGCTGAGGTTGAGTCGCTTGTGGTGGTTACAAGAACATCATCCGACTGTGTAGTCTCTTCGAATGCCGTGACAGCTGAGGTAGCTGAGGTTTCGATAAGCGTAGTCGTGATGCTTATCTGCGGTAGATCCGATGTGGTTGTGATTTGTGATGTTTCAGTAGACGTTGTTTGAGGCTTGCACGGGCCGGCCCTGGTTTGACTAACCAAGTAACCCAAGCCGGCGAGAATGACAAGCTTGATGGGACGAAGCATCTCGACATCCACGAAGACGCGATAATTTTGAAAGGAAAAGATTTAGACGTGTAATCGAACGACTTTGTCTTCCCCTTATAATGCATCTCCTTTGCTGTTGAAGTGAAATAGGGCTTAGTGCTTGCGACGCTACCACTGCTCATTGGCTCATCAACCAAGCTTCCAAATAGACTATTGACTTGGTCGACGCTAGTTCAGTCAATAGTGTCGTTTTGTGGAAATTAAATGGATATGAGTGAGTATTCAGTAGAAAGAGCCCTGTTTGGTGGCATGAAATTTGGTCCTGTCaagtctcgtcaaagactCCATTTTATATCTGATTTTAACAAATTCGTTAATCTACAACAATACAGTACTTTCGGGTCTATCAAAACCTGGTTTATTATTTCATGCATCTACTGCGGATGGTCAGTTATCTCACTCATACAGCATGATTTGCAGAACCTCCCAACAGAGTTGTACCCTGGCTAccgggtagcagaaaagttagcCTCCTGGGGCTAaggatataataataaactattgTATGATGGTTACTTGagtatattaaaggttaaagaactagatatataagaggaactagatatattataaagactattaatagattaaataaataaggaTTTAAGATCTTAATATTCCCccttaagctaataataatctatttttattatccctatataatatttattctttataatatctatttatatatatttttatataatatataatactattttaataaaatttaaaaaatacctttataaataaaaaattaagaaaaagataatatatttatatatttatttaattaataataatctattagaatataaaatagtatatttatatataagtttttctttataagctatatttaatatatatatataaatctagcttatatatatataataatattatttaatttataattaattaaataataaatatattataatattttaaagttatagtatatttagtttttattaataagtttaaaagctaaatagaatttcttaaaggcttattaagaaagtctttttataaatctattaataatttaattaattattaagatatattttatttatatattattattaataacttatttttaaatataatattattaaatagtaatatattttattttatagtaaaactaAGGGTTcttagatattataataatactttaattatctttatatataattatagttttaatattattatattattaaatataataaagaaatttatttataagggtatatagctatattatttcttttatagcttatatttatttaatatatttagctttagtaaataataatataattattaattaatattttaagctttaattaattactttatttttaatattaaagatatatttaaatattaaatattatattttaatattattagcttaatttaagtctatttattttataatattaataaaaaggtctTAAGTAATAGagtttaaagtatattatctttttaagaTATCTTaagatctttttaattattattatataagatagTCCTAAGTTACTTATAAAGtagctataaagtaatatattaaatataatatttaatctagttttaagtattatatatataaataatttaattactttaatatattatatcttattatcttaagatataataaaatccttattaaatagtttaaaataaacctttaaattaactaagatttaaactattaaataattttctATCTTAAGGTCTATAAggattttcttaatatatttttcttataaaaagaatagtttatatttatattataattaaataataaatattctaaggtaataattatatagtctAAGGtctattatttaaaattatttaaataaagcctttttaatattattaatatttaaactttaatagtttaataataagtaagttattaatataaatagctataatagtattatcttaaataaagatttctatatctatatatagtaatataaatctaaggaaaataaagaatttaaatagtattttatattaaatataaagtaactattttaatttatataatactttcttaagataatattttctatttaatttattattaaagctttctagttatttaatttaaatttcttttttaatattattataaagaaaagtaatcttaatatctatttattttactttaaggttaagagtaataatagttataaagataagtttataacttataggttttataattaatataaaggtcttatagtaattaatattatattattatttaaagccttaaataataaaataggccttataatataatatatttctatttatattatatttctatttatagacctatttcctttataaaggttatatatttactaataaatatataaggtattatattctattattatttaataactttattttatttcttattacttctatttatttatcttaatatatactttatattacttatttatatatttttagtttaataatatttaccttttaagtaaatagtaataaatatataaatattattttaataagaaagttagttttattatctttaatatcttagctagtattaaatatatagtttatattatatatattttaatatagtagaTAAAGTTCTAGttagttttaaataatattttaaagtatataataaatattaattaatttagtttcttatagaaaagtaatagtaattaagttatatataagaatatatatatcttaatcttatatattatatttaattatatttaaattatttatattagaattatttatatataaattatttatatatatattaaaaagaactatatatagaatacttatatatattatacttatatatattatatttatatataattattaaggtatatactaaggtaataataataatatattatttaaaataaattatattcttaactatatatttataggttaatagatagtatatagatttaagtttttcctttttttatcttataattctataaagttaatattattaataataaagatattattattattatttaagagGATATAGTTATAACTTCCTTGATAgctaaaaagataataataaatacttttttcccttagtttcttttattaatttaataggaAAAGTATATATCTATAAGAACCTAggatataaaaatatctaaggtttagcttattattattttatactttatatagtattatctttatacttaagattaagctaatattatatagataattaattatcttaaggatatatagctattatttcttatttaattttaagttttttaatattaaattaagtttctttataaagatataattttaaacctTAATTagtctattttattaatattattttattactatatagagaatcttaattttaaggttattataaaatagttaaaataaatagaatatattcttttctttataattaagataaaaatattaaataacttatatttaagtcttaaggttataaactagcttataaaagtatatcttaagttttaatttctacttaattaagaaaatctatattatatttatatagttataaataaaaatagccTAATAATATtctctattaatacttattaaggaaaaaggattaataatatttatatataggctttttaata carries:
- a CDS encoding hypothetical protein (TransMembrane:2 (i7-28o40-63i)~BUSCO:61030at5125), with amino-acid sequence MTRAQQTISLALLVSSLYLALFLELIPLPPLIQEQIVPVLPFWALVSFGAYLLFRLGFGILTFNDVPDAHKELTTEIEQAKVELRKLGVTVD
- a CDS encoding hypothetical protein (BUSCO:34391at5125); protein product: MEESAPKRQRTEGSASPRKRRPSYASPTKASMSRHHPEAFERRMSRSPQKLPSARQSAQFTFDSPSEALAARLATSRIVSDAPTPTRPGEATPVQEDFNPFRGGGLRRSPPAGVRMDIDTPPVDPFRRGGLRRSPPVGAQGNDAPPASMPEPELPPAVQASSPPALPASMPEPRVERPADESVLESESDASPPLEESPPEEVSMARSISPVASPSPARSFSSLNIQLPPRSSSEVRSPSPALSSPAQAPEQQTMPEPEAQQEPQSDPASESDVAVEEAPESGRGSPSPPPPLPEFSPSPPPASMPPSRIPRLAQESSRNKAPAASQPIPQLPPLDNGPRKSFQNSPVRFRDPSQQDVSPLTQPPSRHFEKPRKGQVITASQERKPAATTVCGSRQTRPFDPDTEKKKERERIRKEIESLQKDLGVARRENERIRAMQEFGRVLAPVDQDEIVDLIQRHLMDADTEPSQTSTQQLLQAALKPTALLPFGKAIASAPVEDKLAYVKSHYPVPMTADEELPYLQLFTPFTASSTISILPETNSQPLRQLHSVLLRSREIPGLFTAKVEMTVNPLELSVLHLNVTDLEPAAKPELGPFIQKICTGDCNRSMQRNVGIVTWAMGEWLRVAVERAGFWCQLEQTLGTKNGISEMTTQMRTRKRRRKDDDGDEDMDESTQVDSVKKVDLIRYMGQQHYDISIPYNDAEESGANVRFNWKVEFDWTGEAQTKLSVLVGAPGKWHQTDERGVLGKIPKLFEELVHGHQNTETAVKTIVALIAGEQS
- a CDS encoding hypothetical protein (SECRETED:SignalP(1-22)), encoding MLRPIKLVILAGLGYLVSQTRAGPCKPQTTSTETSQITTTSDLPQISITTTLIETSATSAVTAFEETTQSDDVLVTTTSDSTSASTTIVPEPESTSLLDNGGFDILPATIEPWEKYLAFGDQAEISISDTISQDGRGSARFKYLTGPRPNVDPQYMVQKLDKNKVSFGVTYQLTAWFRSDVSASPLTLACPNAFMQGIYDTNKYVARKGFQLNEETPNQWQSFSLQFSFSEQQFNQGDLYVWVSLFCRNGFEGFMDSVALEVVPVDDTPSTTDLVPTTTSTPPDGI